The following coding sequences lie in one Rothia sp. SD9660Na genomic window:
- a CDS encoding SDR family oxidoreductase produces the protein MSLIVVTGAGGGIGAAVCARLLEDGYSVLATDLAPEPALAKAPSLATAYAEGRLSYLPVDVTSEQSVAALEEYLRQLGRPLQGLVNCAGIVHTAPLLETSYADWKRVNAVNADGVFLVTREVAWLMLEQADTDPTNSRGIVTVSSNAATTPRTEFGAYGASKAAALQVSRSFGLQLAAHGIRVNTVCPGTTRTPMVTDPWDGQDLSAQPIAGNPASYRLGIPLGRIADPQDIAEPIAFLTSPAARHITLQNLTVDGGATF, from the coding sequence ATGAGCCTCATCGTTGTAACCGGGGCAGGCGGAGGAATCGGTGCCGCCGTCTGTGCCCGCCTGCTGGAAGACGGCTACAGCGTGCTTGCCACCGACCTCGCCCCGGAACCCGCCCTTGCTAAGGCTCCGTCTCTTGCCACTGCATATGCCGAGGGCAGACTCAGCTACCTGCCCGTGGATGTCACCAGCGAGCAGTCCGTTGCGGCTCTGGAGGAGTACCTGCGCCAGCTGGGCAGGCCCCTTCAGGGGCTGGTGAACTGCGCAGGAATCGTCCACACCGCGCCCCTCCTGGAAACCAGCTACGCCGACTGGAAACGGGTGAATGCAGTGAACGCCGACGGCGTCTTTCTGGTGACCCGTGAGGTCGCCTGGCTCATGCTTGAACAAGCAGACACCGACCCCACCAACTCCCGTGGAATCGTCACCGTCAGCTCCAACGCCGCCACCACACCCCGCACAGAATTCGGTGCATATGGTGCTTCCAAGGCGGCTGCCCTCCAGGTCAGCCGCAGCTTCGGGCTCCAACTGGCTGCCCACGGCATCCGCGTCAATACCGTCTGCCCCGGCACCACCCGAACCCCCATGGTCACCGACCCCTGGGACGGGCAAGACCTCTCTGCCCAACCCATTGCCGGGAACCCCGCCAGCTACCGGCTCGGCATACCCCTGGGCAGAATCGCAGACCCCCAAGACATCGCCGAACCCATCGCCTTTCTCACCAGCCCCGCCGCCCGCCACATCACCCTGCAAAACCTCACCGTAGACGGCGGCGCAACCTTCTAA
- a CDS encoding 4'-phosphopantetheinyl transferase superfamily protein, producing the protein MSNSTVQQQSIDLFLLPSRALRTGHGVSWLAYVGIREQMRAAEFKNPEDALNFAAQHTLMRCMLASALGVRPTAAAAEIPVDRTCRVCAAGAQHGKPRVEGVEFSMSRSTGMVAGALTRSGGQLGADIERIRGSYFSGFDRIALGEAEKTALATMTQTPAQVARHLLWTAKEAVLKATGHGLVAGPHRVSLPVVDFPATVDAADGFSTRATLALEGEEPQDFWVSWRVRGEFVLAVATNAPHSVRVHEVATPLAVRQVLDPRT; encoded by the coding sequence ATGTCAAACTCCACCGTCCAGCAGCAGAGCATTGACCTCTTCCTGCTCCCCTCCCGGGCGCTTCGCACCGGTCACGGGGTAAGCTGGCTTGCCTACGTAGGCATCCGCGAGCAGATGAGGGCGGCGGAGTTCAAGAACCCCGAGGACGCCCTGAACTTTGCCGCCCAGCACACCCTCATGCGCTGTATGCTGGCGTCCGCTCTAGGGGTACGACCGACGGCGGCTGCGGCAGAAATTCCGGTTGATCGCACATGCCGGGTGTGTGCCGCCGGTGCCCAGCACGGCAAGCCCAGGGTAGAGGGAGTTGAGTTCAGCATGTCCCGTTCCACCGGTATGGTGGCGGGCGCACTGACCCGATCCGGTGGGCAGCTGGGGGCGGATATTGAGCGGATTCGCGGGTCCTATTTTTCTGGCTTTGACCGCATAGCCCTGGGCGAGGCAGAGAAAACCGCCCTCGCTACCATGACGCAGACCCCGGCTCAGGTTGCCCGGCACCTGCTGTGGACCGCTAAGGAGGCGGTGCTTAAGGCGACGGGGCACGGGCTGGTAGCGGGTCCCCACCGTGTGTCTCTTCCCGTGGTTGATTTCCCCGCTACCGTTGACGCGGCAGACGGGTTTAGTACCCGCGCTACCCTTGCCTTAGAGGGCGAAGAGCCACAGGATTTTTGGGTCAGTTGGCGGGTTCGTGGAGAGTTTGTGCTGGCGGTAGCTACCAACGCGCCCCACAGCGTGCGGGTGCACGAGGTTGCAACCCCCTTGGCTGTCCGCCAGGTTCTTGACCCGCGCACCTAG
- the rlmC gene encoding 23S rRNA (uracil(747)-C(5))-methyltransferase RlmC translates to MRCHYFDAGLCRSCSLLETPYADQLTGKQHDAQTLLEPWGSLSWLPPVTSADQAFRNKAKLVVGGTSQQPTLGILDRQGQGIDLTDCQLYLPAISRAIPVLADLIRRADLTPYSVQKRKGELKNILVTASDSGELMVRFVLRSKKLIVALKRELSWLHEQLPQLAVVSVNLLREHVALVEGNEEIILTERTTLPMQVNDLTLHLRPQSFFQTNTEIAAALYRQGQEWVAKAQPGTLWDLYCGVGGFALHAAQVMGEGSTVTGIEVSAEAIESARRTVVEYGLDGITFAAGDATTFALGQVEPPEVLVVNPPRRGIGGELAHWIEKSGIDMVIYSSCNAKSLVKDLASMSSLKPVTARVVDMFPHSTHYETIVLLQRA, encoded by the coding sequence ATGCGTTGCCACTACTTCGATGCCGGCCTCTGCCGCTCATGCTCCCTGCTTGAAACCCCATACGCCGACCAGTTAACGGGCAAGCAGCATGACGCCCAGACCTTGCTCGAACCCTGGGGGAGCCTCAGCTGGCTCCCACCTGTAACAAGCGCAGACCAAGCCTTCCGCAACAAGGCCAAGCTGGTTGTAGGCGGAACCTCCCAGCAGCCCACCCTCGGTATTCTAGACAGGCAGGGGCAGGGCATTGACCTCACCGACTGCCAGCTTTACCTGCCCGCAATTAGCCGGGCCATACCCGTCCTCGCTGACCTCATTCGCCGGGCTGACCTTACCCCCTACAGCGTTCAGAAGCGCAAAGGGGAACTCAAAAACATTCTGGTGACCGCTTCAGATAGCGGCGAACTGATGGTCCGTTTTGTTCTGCGTTCCAAAAAACTCATCGTAGCGCTCAAACGAGAATTGTCCTGGCTCCATGAACAGTTACCCCAGCTTGCGGTCGTGAGCGTTAACCTGCTCCGGGAACACGTTGCTCTGGTTGAGGGCAATGAAGAGATTATTTTGACCGAGCGCACTACCTTGCCCATGCAGGTGAATGACCTAACCCTGCACCTGCGCCCGCAGAGCTTCTTCCAGACCAACACCGAGATTGCCGCTGCCCTCTACCGGCAGGGGCAGGAATGGGTGGCTAAGGCGCAGCCGGGCACCCTCTGGGACCTGTACTGCGGGGTGGGTGGCTTTGCCCTGCACGCCGCGCAGGTGATGGGGGAGGGCTCCACCGTGACCGGTATTGAGGTAAGCGCTGAGGCTATCGAGTCTGCCCGGCGTACCGTTGTCGAGTACGGGCTGGACGGGATTACCTTTGCCGCCGGGGACGCCACCACCTTTGCACTGGGGCAGGTTGAGCCGCCGGAGGTTTTGGTGGTGAACCCGCCACGCCGGGGTATCGGCGGGGAGCTGGCTCATTGGATTGAAAAATCCGGGATTGACATGGTTATATACTCCAGCTGTAATGCAAAGTCGCTGGTGAAGGACCTTGCCTCTATGTCCTCGCTCAAGCCCGTGACGGCCCGCGTGGTGGATATGTTCCCGCACTCCACCCACTACGAAACTATCGTGCTACTCCAGCGCGCCTAA
- a CDS encoding isochorismate synthase yields the protein MTTPSALPSPFMLAHGNRVMTATGTLEQVTEETALAVARAKGSAVIGAIPFDPAQPAYLAVPDALASTEEAPASVHTQPAPAHLDGLDNPGFRQAVGTAIAAMNRGDYEKVVLARLLTASYSTPLNLPGLYSTLRVQQPRATVFSLALPGGDYLMGASPELVFKTTPEGFATGPLAGSASRTEPAGSTEDAQIGEALLCSPKDRTEHATVVDDIRARLEPITTALNVPATPSLKATPQLWHLGTDITGQLQDGLTSLDGARAIHPTPAICGSPTELTRRVIDELEPFERGYFGGLVGYMDADGYGEWYLTLRCAQVNESRAVLFAGAGIVKNSTPAGEHAETAAKLGTFARALGLNLN from the coding sequence ATGACCACCCCCAGCGCCCTGCCCTCACCCTTTATGCTCGCCCACGGCAACCGGGTGATGACGGCAACCGGCACCCTGGAACAGGTCACCGAAGAAACAGCCCTGGCGGTAGCCCGCGCCAAGGGCAGCGCCGTCATCGGAGCTATCCCCTTTGACCCCGCCCAGCCCGCCTACCTGGCGGTTCCCGACGCCCTGGCCAGCACCGAAGAAGCACCCGCCAGCGTCCACACCCAGCCGGCACCTGCCCACCTGGACGGGCTGGATAACCCCGGTTTCCGACAGGCAGTAGGCACCGCCATCGCCGCCATGAACCGGGGCGACTACGAAAAAGTGGTGCTAGCCCGCCTGCTCACCGCCAGCTATAGCACCCCCCTCAACCTGCCCGGACTCTACTCCACCCTGCGCGTCCAACAACCCCGCGCCACCGTCTTTAGTCTCGCCCTGCCCGGTGGGGACTACCTCATGGGAGCCTCCCCGGAACTAGTCTTCAAAACCACCCCGGAGGGCTTCGCCACCGGTCCCCTTGCCGGGTCCGCCTCCCGCACCGAACCGGCAGGTAGCACCGAGGACGCCCAAATCGGTGAAGCCCTGCTGTGCTCGCCCAAGGACCGGACAGAGCACGCCACCGTGGTAGACGATATTCGGGCCCGCCTGGAACCCATCACCACCGCGCTCAACGTCCCGGCAACTCCCAGCCTCAAAGCTACACCCCAGCTCTGGCACCTGGGAACAGATATCACCGGGCAGCTACAGGACGGGCTAACCTCCTTAGACGGTGCCCGCGCCATCCACCCCACTCCGGCTATCTGCGGCAGCCCCACAGAACTCACTCGGCGGGTTATTGACGAGCTAGAACCCTTTGAACGCGGCTACTTTGGCGGGTTAGTGGGCTACATGGACGCCGACGGCTACGGCGAGTGGTACCTGACCCTGCGCTGTGCACAGGTGAATGAGAGCAGGGCGGTGCTCTTTGCCGGGGCAGGAATCGTTAAAAACTCCACCCCCGCCGGTGAACACGCAGAAACCGCCGCCAAGCTGGGCACCTTCGCCCGGGCGCTGGGGCTGAACCTGAACTAG
- a CDS encoding isochorismatase family protein, with protein MALPKIRPYTYTVTDHPNKVNWSLDPSRAALLVHDMQHHFVDVFDREDDSAQINVAIRHIAGMLRHARENNVPVYFTAQPPRQDPADRQLLTDFWGPGLAEDSAAQIIAEVAPEDGDTVLDKWRYSAFAKSTFEQELKDAGRDQLVICGVYAHIGCLTTATDAFMRDIQPFLVADSLADFTADEHTMACDYAAQRCARVVDSDYIDRAFAMDEARRAA; from the coding sequence GTGGCACTACCCAAGATCCGCCCCTACACCTACACCGTCACCGACCACCCCAACAAGGTCAACTGGTCCCTAGACCCCAGCCGCGCCGCCCTGCTCGTCCACGACATGCAACACCACTTCGTCGACGTCTTCGACCGTGAGGACGACAGCGCCCAAATCAACGTCGCCATTCGTCACATCGCCGGTATGCTCCGCCACGCCCGCGAGAACAACGTGCCGGTCTACTTCACCGCCCAGCCCCCGCGCCAGGACCCTGCAGACCGCCAGCTCCTCACCGACTTCTGGGGCCCCGGCCTGGCAGAAGACTCCGCCGCCCAAATTATCGCCGAGGTAGCCCCCGAGGACGGCGACACCGTCCTAGACAAATGGCGCTACTCAGCTTTCGCCAAGAGCACCTTTGAGCAGGAGCTCAAGGACGCCGGGCGCGACCAGCTGGTCATCTGCGGCGTCTACGCCCACATCGGCTGCCTCACCACTGCAACCGATGCTTTCATGCGCGACATTCAGCCCTTCCTGGTGGCAGACTCACTGGCAGATTTCACCGCCGACGAGCACACCATGGCATGCGACTACGCCGCCCAGCGTTGCGCCCGCGTCGTAGATTCCGACTACATCGACCGCGCCTTCGCCATGGATGAGGCCCGCCGCGCAGCATGA